CTCCTGAAGGCGCTCCCCGCGTTTGCGGCTGAGCTGAGGGAAGCTGAAGTGTTTGAAGTTCGTCCATCACCAGCGCGGCAAAGGTGCGGACATGCTGCTGGGCAGCGGCGCGGGCCGCCTCAGGGTTGCGGCTGAGCACCGCTTCCAAAATGGCGGCGTGCTGATCATGGGTGCGGGGGTAAGCGTTGAAAGTGCGGGTCTGGTGCTTGATGAGCGACACCCTGACTTCGAGGTCGCGGCACAGCGCAAACAACACCGCGTTGTGTGCCGCTTGCGCCACGCGGCGGTGAAAGGCGAGGTCCAACAAGGTCTGCTCCCGGTAGTTGCTGGGTTTAGCGCTGCTGAGTTGTGCAAGCGCCAGCCGCAAGGCCGCCGC
The sequence above is drawn from the Deinococcus detaillensis genome and encodes:
- a CDS encoding GntR family transcriptional regulator; amino-acid sequence: MTLLLSNRPAFERPALVREGVYLHLREAILGGEFLPGERLGEVELGARLGVSRTPIREALMRLTQDGLIETEANKGVRVRQLSLQEIAETYVVRAELDGLAAALAADQHDLNDAAALRLALAQLSSAKPSNYREQTLLDLAFHRRVAQAAHNAVLFALCRDLEVRVSLIKHQTRTFNAYPRTHDQHAAILEAVLSRNPEAARAAAQQHVRTFAALVMDELQTLQLPSAQPQTRGAPSGATL